The following are encoded in a window of Arachis duranensis cultivar V14167 unplaced genomic scaffold, aradu.V14167.gnm2.J7QH unplaced_Scaffold_165934, whole genome shotgun sequence genomic DNA:
- the LOC107478777 gene encoding glycine-rich RNA-binding protein 3, mitochondrial-like yields MGFFRNLVLKIAFSWDTDLTLLLLPSEPPPGEAAAVVTTTAQENPPQQGKERVSYSTNEQSFREVFGKYGDVVDARIIVYRDFGRSRGFGFITYSSVEEASSAIQALDGQGIMVEKQQ; encoded by the exons ATGGGCTTCTTCCGCAATCTTGTTTTGAAGATCGCCTTCTCTTGGGACACAGATTTGACCTTG CTGCTGCTGCCGTCTGAGCCGCCGCCAGGGGAAGCCGCTGCCGTCGTTACCACCACAGCACAAGAGAATCCaccacagcaaggaaaggaac GTGTTTCGTATTCTACTAATGAGCAAAGTTTCAGGGAGGTTTTTGGAAAATATGGTGATGTTGTTGATG CAAGGATAATTGTGTACCGTGATTTTGGCAGATCCAGAGGATTTGGGTTTATTACTTACAGTTCGGTTGAGGAGGCGTCAAGTGCCATTCAGGCCTTAGATGGGCAG gGAATAAtggttgaaaaacaacaatGA
- the LOC107475985 gene encoding disease resistance protein RPP2B-like, producing MKYKHDVFISFRGTDVRRGLLSHLKKDLHREKIDFYVDDAKLKKGDKILSLLTAIEESLILLVIFSKDYASSKWCLAELEKIIECAEKNEQIAVVPVFYKLDPSEVRHQRGDYAAAFVKHEAREDKVKVQKWRYALTKAAEFSGFHYPMDSELDESDVVDEIVEDICSKLRKFSSSESDDPAKSNGLVGIDKNIGWINSLMTNNSEQVLKIGFWGMGGIGKTTIAQLVFDKFSHQYEGCYFLENIRDELKNNQLNYLRDEVVSKLLGEENHHITGASRANSSTMRRLSKKKVILVLDNVNTPKLLRDFLEPIDLGPGSRVIVTSRNQQVFTAGVFHEIHHVKELNSEESLELFCLNAFNESQPKRGFKELSREAVAIAKGVPLALKVFGSYFHSKSSDIWKCALERFKKYPDPDGEIQSVLRFSYDELHDIEKKVFLDIAFFFKGEDKDYVISQLDAWNFHGPSGIASLQEKALITISKDNKIQMHDLLQRMGWEIVRQESATPGRRSRVNDPEEVYDILKNNKGSDSVEGILLDLSQIGEVALNVDSLKKMPNLRLIKVYSPLPIEVPMQIRYFIPQDFLSVLYKRIKMDDLTEELLEESGSLNQSCDNEDIDDVVETIKGTQVDGIKILDTIIEMHILGMPKLNMPMHVEHPMPGLPIMQDLVKDTKGISTQPLMLSKLSKLGGVHKLANYNENDGVLVLATNDLSRSMPQRNPNIGSAVKELISLGSEFHVKSTHHLFMEGSSVSKGLSFSTKEIRSINSTLNRTEALNSSVELFKNLECSDAKALQCYAETRMELLNSSTGCFISHDYSDIDDLQLETTRKDELSFLRSTNYYRLSNCRENKHIGKPKLLVLFDGLRYSEQMSILVLGGSSLQWSYLWCISNNSQFMQLPVGPQLTNCVKLSLEVSPGSLPSPLLLSIMHLPPHLKSLSVRGGRSFWHKIKLPPFIPDVRTCRRMRMWRESLPSKINHHVYMEHLSLPRNLQPIMEFPTSIQSLDIDGYIMPEGLSSSFTYLPHLESLSLDYCTDLPFTSELPSFVQSLEISNGIILKSLSSNFKYLLHLKVLPWRDCSNFRFTSEFLSSIQSLKVSNCLMLKSLSSSFKYLSNLKDLTLKNCSNLRSISELPSSIQSLKIFNCIMLESLPSRFKYLSSLKDLTLRDCINLRCISELPPSIQYMEIFNCIMLESLPSSFKYLSSLKDLTWRDCSNLRSILELPPSIQSLEISNCIMMESLPSSFKYLSSLKDLILRDCSNLRSILELPPSIQSLEIFNYIMMESLPSSFKYLSNLKDLKLRDCINLRFISELPPSIQYMEIFNCIMLESLPSSFKYLSSLKDLTLRNCINLRSISELPPSIQSLKIFNCIMLESLPSSFKFFSTLESLTISNCSDLEEFLPSFHHPFNT from the exons ATGAAATATAAGCATGATGTGTTCATCAGCTTTAGAGGCACCGATGTCCGGCGTGGTCTGCTTAGCCATCTGAAGAAAGATCTGCACCGTGAGAAGATTGATTTCTATGTAGATGATGCTAAACTTAAGAAGGGAGATAAAATATTATCACTACTCACGGCAATTGAAGAGTCGCTAATTTTGTTAGTTATATTCTCAAAAGACTATGCTTCTTCGAAATGGTGTTTGGCTGAGCTCGAAAAGATAATAGAGTGTGctgaaaaaaatgaacaaattGCTGTGGTACCTGTCTTCTATAAACTAGATCCATCAGAGGTGCGGCACCAGAGAGGAGATTATGCTGCTGCTTTTGTTAAACATGAAGCTAGGGAAGACAAGGTCAAGGTACAAAAATGGAGATATGCTCTAACTAAAGCTGCTGAATTTTCAGGATTTCATTATCCGATGGACTCTGAGTT GGATGAATCCGATGTTGTTGATGAAATTGTAGAAGACATTTGTAGCAAACTGAGAAAGTTTTCCTCAAGTGAATCAGATGACCCAGCTAAATCAAATGGCCTTGTTggaattgataaaaatattggATGGATTAACTCCTTAATGACAAATAATTCAGAACAAGTTCTAAAGATTGGGTTTTGGGGCATGGGTGGCATAGGTAAGACAACCATTGCTCAACTTGTGTTTGACAAATTTTCTCACCAATATGAGGGCTGCTACTTCTTGGAGAATATAAGAGATGAACTGAAAAATAAtcagttaaattatttaagagaCGAAGTTGTTTCTAAGCTATTAGGGGAAGAAAATCATCATATAACTGGTGCAAGCAGGGCAAATTCCTCCACCATGAGGAGGCTAAGTAAGAAGAAGGTTATCCTTGTGCTAGATAATGTGAATACTCCAAAGCTTCTAAGAGATTTCCTCGAACCAATTGACTTGGGGCCAGGGAGTAGAGTGATTGTAACTAGCAGAAATCAGCAAGTGTTTACTGCAGGAGTATTTCATGAAATACACCATGTCAAGGAGCTGAACTCTGAAGAATCCCTTGAACTCTTCTGTTTAAATGCCTTCAATGAAAGCCAACCCAAAAGGGGATTCAAAGAGCTATCTAGAGAGGCAGTTGCTATTGCCAAGGGTGTCCCATTAGCTTTAAAAGTTTTTGGTTCATATTTCCATTCTAAAAGTAGTGACATATGGAAATGTGCCCTAGAAAGATTCAAGAAGTATCCTGATCCTGATGGGGAAATTCAAAGTGTGTTGAGGTTTAGTTATGATGAATTACATGACATAGAGAAAAAGGTTTTTCtagatattgcattctttttcaAAGGAGAAGATAAAGATTATGTCATAAGCCAGCTGGATGCTTGGAACTTTCATGGACCTAGTGGAATAGCCTCTCTCCAAGAGAAAGCTCTTATAACCATTTCAAAGGACAATAAAATACAAATGCATGATTTATTGCAAAGAATGGGTTGGGAAATAGTTCGTCAAGAATCTGCTACTCCCGGACGACGAAGCCGAGTGAATGATCCAGAGGAAGTGTATGACATATTGAAGAATAACAAG GGAAGTGATTCAGTGGAAGGCATACTGTTAGATTTATCTCAAATCGGAGAGGTAGCCTTGAATGTTGACAGCCTTAAAAAGATGCCTAATCTAAGATTAATCAAGGTTTACTCTCCATTGCCTATTGAGGTTCCTATGcaaattagatattttatacCACAG GATTTTCTCAGTGTGCtttacaaaagaataaaaatggaTGACTTGACAGAAGAGTTATTGGAAGAATCTGGAAGCTTGAATCAATCATGTGATAATGAGGATATCGATGATGTCGTTGAAACTATCAAG GGAACTCAAGTAGATGGCATAAAAATTCTTGACACTATTATAGAGATGCATATTTTGGGAATGCCTAAATTAAACATGCCGATGCATGTGGAGCATCCTATGCCTGGTTTGCCGATAATGCAG gATTTGGTAAAGGATACAAAGGGTATATCCACTCAGCCTCTGATGCTGTCGAAGTTGTCTAAGTTGGGGGGTGTTCATAAATTGGCAAATTACAATGAAAATGATGGAGTTCTGGTTTTAGCAACAAATGATCTAAGTAGATCAATGCCACAGCGGAATCCCAACATTGGATCTGCAGTGAAAGAGTTGATCAGCCTTGGAAGTGAGTTTCACGTGAAATCCACTCACCATCTTTTCATGGAAGGTTCCTCAGTTTCAAAGGGCTTGTCCTTCTCAACAAAGGAAATAAGATCAATAAATTCAACCCTTAACAGAACGGAAGCATTGAACTCCTCCGTGGAGCTCTTCAAGAATCTTGAATGCTCAGATGCTAAAGCTCTACAATGTTATGCAGAGACTAGAATGGAACTATTGAACTCCTCCACGGGGTGCTTCATTTCTCATGATTACTCAGATATTGATGATCTGCAACTTGAGACTACCCGTAAAGATGAGTTATCTTTTCTGAGATCTACAAACTATTACAGGCTTTCTAATTGCAGAGAGAATAAACATATTGGGAAACCGAAGCTTCTAGTCCTGTTTGATGGGCTACGGTATTCCGAACAAATGTCTATCTTGGTTCTTGGTGGATCGAGCCTCCAATGGAGTTATTTATGGTGCATAAGTAATAATTCTCAGTTTATGCAACTTCCTGTTGGTCCTCAGTTAACGAATTGTGTAAAATTGTCTCTAGAAGTATCTCCAGGGAGTTTGCCTTCGCCTTTGCTTTTGAGCATCATGCATCTTCCTCCGCATCTTAAAAGCCTGTCAGTGCGTGGTGGTAGAAGTTTTTGGCATAAAATAAAGCTTCCACCATTCATTCCAGACGTGCGTACTTGCCGCAGAATGCGCATGTGGCGGGAAAGTTTGCCATCGAAGATCAATCATCATGTGTATATGGAACACCTGTCATTGCCTAGAAATTTACAGCCTATAATGGAGTTTCCAACATCCATTCAATCCTTGGATATTGATGGCTACATTATGCCAGAGGGTTTGTCTTCAAGCTTCACTTATCTTCCACATCTTGAAAGCTTGTCATTGGATTATTGTACAGACCTTCCGTTTACATCAGAGCTTCCATCATTCGTTCAATCTTTGGAAATTTCCAACGGCATTATTTTAAAGAGTTTGTCTTCAAACTTCAAGTATCTTTTACATCTTAAAGTCCTGCCTTGGAGAGATTGTAGCAATTTTCGATTTACATCAGAGTTTTTATCAtccattcaatcattgaaagTTTCCAACTGTCTTATGTTGAAGAGTTTGTCTTCGAGTTTCAAGTATCTTTCTAATCTTAAAGACCTGACATTGAAAAATTGTAGCAATCTTCGATCTATATCAGAGCTTCCATCATCCATTCagtccttaaaaattttcaactgCATTATGCTGGAGAGTTTGCCATCGAGGTTCAAATATCTCTCTAGTCTTAAAGACTTGACATTGAGAGATTGTATCAATCTTCGATGTATATCAGAGCTTCCACCATCCATTCAATACATGGAAATTTTCAACTGCATTATGCTGGAGAGTTTGCCTTCGAGCTTCAAGTATCTTTCTAGTCTTAAAGATCTGACATGGAGAGATTGTAGCAATCTTCGATCTATATTAGAGCTTCCACCATCTATTCAATCCTTGGAAATTTCCAACTGCATTATGATGGAGAGTTTGCCTTCGAGCTTCAAGTATCTTTCTAGTCTTAAAGATTTGATATTGAGAGATTGTAGCAATCTTCGATCTATATTAGAGCTTCCACCATCTATTCAATCCTTGGAAATTTTCAACTACATTATGATGGAAAGTTTGCCTTCGAGTTTCAAATATCTTTCTAATCTTAAAGATCTGAAATTGAGAGATTGTATCAATCTTCGATTTATATCAGAGCTTCCACCATCCATTCAATACATGGAAATTTTCAACTGCATTATGCTGGAGAGTTTGCCTTCGAGTTTCAAGTACCTTTCTAGTCTTAAAGACCTGACATTGAGAAATTGTATCAATCTTCGATCTATATCAGAACTTCCACCATCTATTCAatccttgaaaattttcaactgCATTATGCTGGAGAGTTTGCCTTCGAGTTTTAAGTTTTTTTCTACTCTTGAAAGCCTGACAATAAGCAATTGTAGCGATCTAGAAGAATTTCTTCCTAGCTTTCACCATCCATTCAATACTTGA